ATAAGATGGGAAAAACAATATTAGTGGCGCCGGGTAAAGAGATTGAAATTCCTCTGGCTGCAGTGGGTAGTATTTTTAGTGTCGGCCAGCAGGATGAGATAAAAGAGATATTGAATAATTGCCATCAATGATTAATTGTTTAATTTGCAGTTTAAATGTAGCGGTTCGTCTGGATGTATTCTATTGATTATAGACGGGTTAATTTTTGTATAAATTGAAATATTTTTCAAAAAATACAAGATATTTTTATGTCATCAATTATATATTTTTCATTTGTTTGTCATTTTGTTTGTGTGGCTGTTGTTTTTTGTTTTGGTCTGACCTATTTGTTAAAAAGACAGTTTATGCCGTATCATAGTGAAGCATTAGGGATGAATTGGAATGATTTATCGCATGATCTGAAAATTCTTATTTTGGCATTGATGCGGGCAATTGCAGGCGGAGCTTTAGCTGTTGCAATAATAAATACGGTATTGTTGCTCATTCCATTTTCGAGGGGAATGACATGGTCTTATCATTTGATTCCTGTTGGCAGTCTGATTTTGTCCGGAGGTGCATTGTATGCAATGTTTCTTGTGGCGAAATTTACACCGGCCCATCCTCATTATATTGTAGTCGTATGCTCATCTGTACTGACATTGCTTGGATGGTTGTGTACAACAATAGGCTGAATTCATAGGTGTTGTTTTTTTTTCATATTTTGCGTGAGTAATGTATTTTTCTGTAATCATGTTTAAAATCCAACTTTCCTTATGCACTTATTGAATATGCTTAAACTATTTTTAAGCTGCTGAATATCGCCTGTTTATTTTGTACGTCACTATTGTTTAATTAAATTAATTTCCGGTTATATAAAATCTATTTTAGTGACGGGCTGATCCGGTGTGTATTCCTACGAGAGAATAAATATGCCAATTAAATGCTTTTTTCTTTTGTTAATTGTCTGTCTTTATCCGGGCGGGGCATTTGCACTGGATGATTCACAAACAAGAGTGGTTGGAATCTTTGATTCTGAAACCAGCAGAAACCCGATTGGAGTAAGGGAGGTGTACGGTGCGGAACTTAATGTGATTAATCATTACATATCCAACTTGGGAAGTACCGCGACTACCTTTAATATTGTCACTCCTGATGCTGCGCCCACATCCATTCAAATAAACACACAAGAATTGGTGCAAAGAGCACTGGCGATGTGGACCCCAGCCGAGTTTACATTTAATTCTATAGCAGGATATCCGGAAAGAGGGCGGCGAGGGATATTAATTGAGCTGGTTGATATCCCTACCGACGAAAGTTTGGCATGGACAATATTTAATAATATGGGAACAACCGGTCAAACCAGAATAAGAGTAAACCGCTCTTTTATTGAACAGCATGGAGAAAGTGCCTATCGTATGGCTCTGTATAATCATTCAATAGATGCTGGTATATCGCTCAGAAGTTATATTGAAATGCTTTTTTTTAATACTATTTTGCATGAAGTAGGACATGGGCTGGGATTAACTCACCCATTACTTAATGGACAATTTGATAGTAATAATAATTACTGCCGAACTATTGTCCCTGCCAGCATAACGCAAAAATCCCCGACTATTATGCTCGATGGCGCGACTCAAGGGCAGTCTTATTTTGGCGTGCAAGCCGGAGTATTGGGGAGGGGGATTACGATCGATGATATAAGGCCATCCACTTCTGATATTGCAGGGGCAAGAATTATGTATCGGGGCGGGGCTTATTCTTTGTGGCATATTGATGTTGAGGCACCCTAGGAAATATTTGCTTCTGGTCTCAGAAGCCTAGGTAATAACAATAGTATCAGAGATTTTATTTCCGGATTAAGCTGTTTTCAAAGCAGTGAGACGTCAGAAATTAAAGTGGGGACCAAAGACACTGCATTTATTGCGCTATCAGCAAAAAAGGACTGGATCGAATCGGTAGTAAAAAGAATGGCAGCGCTAAATCCACTAAAGAAAATATATATTTATGAAGTAAGGGCGGACGATAATATTTTCAATACTGAAAGTTCACTCAAAAATTTGTAAAAAAACAAAGAAGTACCAATTGATTCTACTGAGTTTAATTCTATTAATAAATCAGATGAATTTTTTGCATATAAATATATTACATCGGTAAATATCCATTCTGCAACAAGTTATATGACGCAAACGATTAAAAGTGATGTTTTTTATAATGTTGAGATCAATGAAAAATTCTCTGATATAAATACATCACCTAATTATTTTCCGCATGAAGAAGCCGGATCATCTAATTATCATTGGAATTGGTTGAGATATATTGAATTTTATCCAAGCTGTATGGCGTCTGACGTTAAACTCTAAGGATTTAATATGAAATTTTTTATTGTTTATTTAATGCCATATGATTGATATTAATAAGTAATTTGCTGTGTTGTAAATCTGTGTTTAATTTAAGATTCGTATTAGGACAAGATGACTCTCATTTCTTTAGGTAAAATAGTTGGGAGTGTGAACCGCAGTCTCTCTGGCTGGGCGAATTACTTCCACTATCGGAACTTAAATCAGGCGTTGTAGAAGGTCAAATCTCACGTGGAGCAACGTGTGCGCACTCGCTTGATAAAGCGGCACAAAGTGAAAGACAGAGGCATTGGCGAAGGCCGATTCCTGAGTGTGGACGCTATGTGCTATATAAAATACCGATAAAAGCGGGCTGGAAAATAGCGCATGCCTAGCAGCCTGTCGGACTTAAGCAATCGTAGCGAGGGAAAGCCGTGTGCGAGAAAATCGCATGCACGATTTGATCAGCTACTCATTGCTTTTCTGATGGGCTTAGGGCTGGCAACATCGTCATGGGGCTTCGCCGTAAAAAATAGAGCAAATACCTGGCTGAATTAACTTGCAGAGCTCAAGTTAACACCCTTTCCGGATGCGTATAAATAGTAAGGCGCGGCTCTCGAACAAAGCCGAGCAAGGTGATATTAGCCAGCCTAGCCTGTTCAATAGCCAGATGGCTGGGGGCCGATATCGCGGCGATGACGGGCATTTGGGCGCGGGCGGCTTTTTGGATCAGATCGTAAGAGAGGCGCGAAGTCATCAGCAATACACCATCCGTCCTTTGCCGCTGGCTGGCTAAATGGCCAATCAATTTATCTAAGGCATTGTGGCGGCCTAAGTCTTCAAACACGGTTAACTGCCCTGCTGCCCACCAGCCAGCGGCATGCACACCGCCCGTTTGCTGATTCATGGTTTGCAGCTGACTTAAGGCTTGCATACCGGCCCAAATAGCTTGCGGCTCAATTTTAAAATCAGAATCAAGCGCGGGTGGCGCACGCATTACCTCGGCCAGCTGCTCACTGCCGCACAAGCCACATGCGGTGCGGCTTTGCAGATTGCGGCGACGGCTACGTAGCTTGGCGGCAAATTCATTGGGGATTTGTAAATGCGCTTCATAGCCATCGTGGCTAGCTCTGATTTCTACGGCCAGTATTTGGTAATAGGCATCTACGATGCCCTCGCTCAGGCTAAAGCCAATCGCCAGTTGTTCCAGATGCAGCGGGCTGCACAGCATCACCAAATAGGCCACGCCGTTGTAGACCAGAAGCAGCGGCACTTCTTCTGCCACCTGCTGCTCCAGCGCTTGTAAGCCATCATCGACATAAAAATGTGCTGTTACGGTTTGAATGCCATCGTTCATGCTTGCAGATACACCACTAAAGCTTTGCTGGCGGGTGTCATTGCGTCAACAGCGTAGTAATCCAAGGGCACCAGCGGATTGGTTTCCGGGAAATATGCAGCTAGGCAGCCACGCGGCGTATCAAAAGGCTGTAGGCGGAAATCATTCACCTGCCGCTCACGATCAAACCATACTGAAACGATGTTCACATATTGATCGGCTTGCAAACCCAGCTCGGCCATATCCTCCGCATTGATAAACAATACTTTTCGCTCATTTTGAATACCACGATAGCGATCATTTCTGCGGTAAACCGTGGTGTTGTACTGATCATGGCTGCGGATAGTTGAAAGGGTCAGCAGCGGATGCGTGGTCAAGCCTTGTAGCTGATCACGAATAGCCGCTTGCAAAGCGTGAACTTTAAAACGCGCCTTGCCCACCACCCAACGCCGCTCCCTTGCCGTATTGCCAAGATAAAAACCGCCAGGCACGCGCACGCGCTGATTAAAATCGGCAAAGTCTGGAATCGCAATGGCGATTAAATCGCGGATCAAATCGTAATCCTGAATCAAGGCCATAAAATCAATCGGGCTATCGCTCAGTGTGGCTGCTGCCATACGCGCCACTATTTCTGGCTCGGACAATAAATGCGGTGATGCTGGCGTTTTAATACCGTGAGTTAGATGCACCATACTCATCGAATCTTCAACCGTAATGCTTTGTGACTGATCATTTTTTAGATCGATTTCGGTGCGGCCAAGGCAGGGCAAAATCAGCGCATCCAGCCCTGGTACAAGGTGCGAACGATTAAGCGTAGTGGTGATATGCACGGTTAGGTTTTGCTTACGCAAAGCGGCGTGGGTGCGTTCGGTGTCTGGTGTAGCGGCCGCAAAGTTGCCGCCCATGGCGATAAACACTTTGCCAGCACCTGACTCCATCGCGGCAATACTTTCCACCACGTTTCGCCCTTGCTGGGATGGCGGCGAAAAGCCACAGGCCTTGCCCAGCTGCTGCAAAAAGGCCGCACTGGGACGCTCATTAATCCCCATGGTGCGATCACCCTGCACATTGGAATGCCCGCGCACCGGGCAAACACCTGCACCTGTTTTGCCGATATTGCCTTTCACCAGCAGCACATTGCAAAGCATTTGGATGGTGGCCACCGCATGCTGATGCTGGGTAATGCCCATGCCCCAAGTAATAATTGTGGCTTTGCTCTGGATATACACATCACCAAGTTGCTTTAATTCGGCCAGCGTTAAGCCGCTATGGCTGACCAGATCTTCCCAAGAAGTAGCGGCAATATCGGCCGCCAGCTCGGCAAAGCCTTCGGTATGCTCAGCTATAAAAGCCTGATCTGCAGCGCCTGCCTCCAGCACCGATTTAAGCAGCGCCTTAGCAATCGCCAGATCGCCCCCCAGCTGCGGCTGCACATACAGCGAAGCAATAGGCGAAGCCGAATTACTCAACATTTGCAGCGGATTTTGTGGGTCTTGAAACGAGACTAAACCACGCTCTTTCAGTGGATTAATCACCACAATCTGGCAGCCCCGCTGCGCCGCTTCTTGTAAAGTGCCCAACATGCGTGGGTGATTGGTGCCTGGGTTTTGTCCAAAAATAAAAATCGCCTCGGCATGATCAAAGTCTTCCAGCGTCACCGTGCCCTTGCCCACGCCAATACTGGCGTTCAGCGCAAAGCCGCTGGGCTCGTGGCACATATTTGAGCAATCGGGCATATTATTCGTGCCATAAAGACGCACAAATAACTGATATAAAAATGCCGTTTCATTACCGGTACGCCCCGAGGTATAAAAATGCGCTTCGTCCGGCTTGATCTCTTTCAAATGTCTTGCAATCAGTTGAAACGCATCATCCCAGCTAATCGGCAAATAGTGATCGCTGGCCGCATCAAAGCGCATTGGTGCGGTCAGCCTGCCCTGCTGCTCCAGCGAATAATCATCCCATAGCTGCAAATCGCTAACGCTATGCTCTGCAAAAAAATCAGCCTCAACCCGCTTAGATGTAATCTCATGGCCAATGGCTTTGGCACCGTTCTCACAAAATTGCACACGGGTATTGGGCTTGTCCGGCCAGGCACAGCCAGGGCAATCAAAGCCATCGGGCTGATTGGCGTTGGCTAAGGCAATCACGGATTTACCTACATGACTTGGCTCGATGGTGGCAAGCGTCGCTTTAAGCGCGCCCCAGCCGCCTGCTGGCGATGGTTTTTTCTGTGACATTCTGGCGTTCCTAAGCTCAATTGCATATGGAGAACAAAACACGGCCCCGATGCGGATAGCGTGATTTGCACTGACCCATCTCTTGTTTAATCTTACGTAAGCAATACATTTCGATACAGCTATATTTCAGCCAATATTTACGTAAGCATTTAAACAGCAGCAAACCGCCTTTTTTATTGTAAAAACTTGACCTGCCTGAGCTCACAAATCCTCTGCATCCGCTTCATTTAAATATCTGTACCCCGCCCACAAAAATAATTCTTAATCAAGTTATTAATATGAGTTTGCCTGCAAGCTTCTTTCGCTGAATAGGCTATCTGATGGCATTTCAAGTTTTGGCGCTGCAAATCCAGCAAAATCTGGTCTCGACCATGCGATTTTTCGCTTCGACCGTCTAAGTCAGACAGGCTGCTAGGATCGATGCTGTTGCAGAAAGATGAGCAATGAGCAGCTCACTTGGGCCTAAGCGCTGAAAAAGGTGGCAATTAACGCCAAATTGAATTCAATCGTGGCAAACGCTTGTCCAAAATAGGGTAACCGTCGGGTAAATATATTTTTGGTAGCTTAATTTGGATCGATATAAATATACAAAAGTGTTGGAAATAAATCGTTGAATCAATAATTTATTGATTTCAGTTGTGCTTAATGTTAATTTATCTCTTTCTTTTTTAGAAAGATTTTTGTAAGTTTTTGATGGTATTATTGTGCTGTTGATGCAGCGATATGGGGCTGTAAAATTCGTCATTTGACGGGTTTTGGGTCATGTGTCCCTGTTTGTGGCGTGCGCTTTGTTCTTGCAAGAGACATCATGCATGATCGGATTTTGTCATGTTTACCTTGGCATCCCCATGAGCAAGACTCACTCTCAAGCCCGCACAACCCCACGTGTTCGTACTGAAATGCATGCTTCCTTGCTCTCTGCTCATGCCTTGATTAACCGATGTAACTCGATAGTCGGGTTTCAGATGATTCTATTTATGTACGTATCTACATCGTGGGAGCAGCTGCCGCTAAAGAGCCAGTTGTAAAATCTGTGCGGCTCAAGCTGCGTTTATGAAAAACATGATGTTTTTGTATTTTTTTTAAGTAAATATAATTGCTTTCGAGGCGTCCCAGCAATAAACATCCGGCTTTATCGGAGGCGATTTAACTTTAGCAAAGGAAAAAGTAATGAATATCATTAAACATGTATTTGAGTTTATGCTTATTGAATCCATATATTTACTTGGTTTTTTTAATAATAAATTAAAAATATATCTAATAAACAAAATAAAAATAAGAAAAATGAGAGCAATATGTGCTCATGCTTTTCACAACTCGTTATTTTATAGAGAATCATTCTTTGCTCATGGTATTTTAGAAAAAGATCTTCGAAGTTTGACCTTTGAGCAACTTCCTGTGGTTAAAAAAAGTGATATTGTAGAAAATATTCAGGATGTTTTTACGGACAAGACACTGAATAAAGATGATGTGTTTGATTATATTTATAATGGCAGTACAGAAAAAGCGTACCAGAATAAATATATTTGCTTTACAACATCAGGAACATTGGGTTTAAAAATGCCTGTTTTACTGGCTATTAATGATTTTAAGACGTTTGTATTTAATACTTTTTTATATAATTCTAAACCATTTAAAATACTTTTAGGGAAAAAGACAAAAGTAGCAATGCTGGGGGCGGTGGAAGGGCGTAGTGCAGGTATTGCATTTATTAAAAATCTGCCTAAATCAATTTTTGAAACTAAAGAGATTTCTCTTTTATTACCAATAGATAAAATAATCAATGAATTAAATGAATTTAGTCCTGAACAACTTGTTTCATATCCTGGTGTGTTTTGTTCCTTGATTCCATATAAAGAATCAGGTGCGCTTACTATTTCTCCTAAAAAAATAGTGTTGTCGGGTGAGATATTAACCGAGGAAAATGCTGAAAGAATTAACAAAGCATTTAATTGTGAAATTAGTAATTCTTATGGTGCTTCTGAATGTTTAATTATGGGCGTGAAAAAAAATAAAAATCCCTATCGTTTATATCATAATATTTGTAATGTTGAAATTTTGGATAAGGATAACAAACCTGCCAAAGAGGGCGAGTTAGGGCGGATTGTTATTACTAATTTTGTTAATTATAGCCAGCCTATTATCCGATATGATATTGGCGATTTTGCTGTCAGTACAATGAATAAGCATGGAGAAATGACGTTTGATGGTGTTTCTGGAAGAAATAATAAACCTATCTTTTTCAAAGGAAATAAAGGCGAGCAGGTAGAGCTATTTTATATTGCTCTGTACTCGTTGTTTTTATTTTCTTCCGGAATATATAAATCACAAATGCTTATCGGAGAAAATTCAATAAAGGCATTGATTGTGGGGACGAATGAATGCATTGCTAAGTGTGAAATTAATATGGAAAAATTACTACGAAGCAATGGGGTTGATCAGACGGTTAATTTCTTCATCGAAAAGGTTGAAGATATCTTGCCAGATTCAAATGGCAAAATTCCATTTATTAAGTTCCAGTCTAGTTAATTAGTACGAATCAATAACTGTCAAGTCTCGCTTGTTCATAAACCCATTTTTTAAATAATTGAATAGACCAGGCTTGCGGCATTGTTCTGCCAGCTGCTTTCTACCCAGTGGAGGAGCCTTGCCACTGCGAGTGAAAGATTAGGGTATTGGCCATAGTTGTACTTGATCCGCTCACCCTTGCGGATGAAGTCACAGGCCCAAGATTTTGCCCCTTTGCTTCTGATAATTAAGAACAGGCCGTCACCATCGGCTTTGGTGTAATCCTTTCCAGCCACCTTGGCATTGCGGTACTGTAAATTAGTTAGCGGCATTTTCTCCCCCTGTTTTCTATCGTAAACAGGGGGACTTATTCGCGGTTTTGCTGGTTCTATGACGAACCGTGGCGGAATAAAAAAACCCGCAATCCCAATGGAAATGCGGGTTTGTGAACTGTTCCGAACGGTGCGGAACGAGTACCTTTATTACAAGCTGTAGTACATATCGAACTCAACTGGGTGAGTGCTCATACGGATGCGGTTTACTTCTTGCATCTTCAATTCGATATAGCTGTCGATCCAGTCATTGCTAAATACGCCGCCACGAGTCAGGAACTCACGGTCTTTATCCAGCGCATCCAATGCTTCATCCAAAGATGAGCAAACTGTTGGGATCAACTTGTCTTCTTCTGGTGGCAAGTCATACAGATTTTTGTCTGCAGGATCGCCTGGGTGAATCTTGTTTTGCACGCCATCGAGGCCCGCCATCAACAGTGCAGAGAAGCAAAGGTATGGGTTAGCCAATGGATCTGGGAAACGCGCTTCAATACGACGGCCTTTATCTGACGATACGTGTGGAATACGGATCGAAGCAGAGCGGTTGCGTGCTGAATACGCCAATTTAACCGGCGCTTCATAATGCGGAACCAAACGTTTGTAGCTGTTGGTGCCCGGATTAGTAATCGCATTCAAAGCTTTAGCGTGCTTGATGATCCCGCCGATGTAGAACAGGGCGAATTCGCTCAAACCTGCGTAGGCATTACCTGCAAACAGGTTTTTGCCGTCTTTCCAAACCGATTGGTGAACGTGCATACCGCTGCCGTTATCGCCAACGATAGGCTTAGGCATAAAGGTTGCGGTCTTGCCGTATTGGTCTGCTACGTTGTGCACCACGTATTTCAGGATTTGAGTCCAGTCTGCGCGTTGTACCAGTGTGCTGAATTTAGTACCAATTTCGTTCTGGCCTGCGTTCGCCACTTCGTGGTGGAACACTTCAACCGGTACGCCTAGCTCTTCCAGAATTAGTACCATGGTGGCACGGATATCTTGGTGGCTATCGACTGGGGGCACTGGAAAGTAGCCGCCTTTGAGACGTGGACGGTGGCCTTTATTACCACCTTCTACTTTATTGGCTGTCGCCCAAGCGCCTTCGTCGGATTCAATTTTGTAGAAGCAGCCGGATAAATCGGAGCCAAAACGGATGCCGTCAAAAATAAAGAATTCTGGTTCTGGGCCAAAGTAAGCCGTGTCACCCAAGCCGGTTGCTTTTAGGTATTGCTCAGCGCGCTTAGCAACCGAGCGTGGATCACGATCGTAGCCCTTGCCTGTATCAGGCTCTACAACGTCACATGTCATAAACAGTGTTGGTTCGTCGTAGAAAGGATCGATGTTGGCAGTCGATGCATCTGGCATCAACAGCATGTCAGATGCTTGAATGCCTTTCCAGCCAGCAATAGAAGAGCCGTCGAAAGCATGGCCCGTTGTGAACCAATCTTCGTCTACCACGTGCGAAGGCACTGTAACGTGCTGCTCTTTGCCCATAGTGTCGGTGAAACGCAAGTCAACGAACTTAAGGCCGTTTTCTTGGATAAGGTTGAGAACGTCGGCTACCGCCATCTTGAATTCTCCAAATTTAGTTGCATGAGGGTGAAAGGATAAAGCATCCGGCTCTGCGGAATTATGAAATTGATTCAGCAATAACCATGCCAACATAAGGTGTGCTTAACTCCATTGTGCCATAAACCCAGACGCACGGACTAGCAAGCTTTAAGTAAACAACTTATGCACCATTGTGGTGACTAAAAAGCATAGTGCGAGCTTTTTTGGTGCGGCGCTAGCAGCCTGTCGGACTTAAGGCTGATCTACTACGGAAAAGCCGGATTTGGCCATATTTCACGCATTTTCTCGTTGAATAGCCAGCTATTCGCCTCAAAAACCCGCGAAATCAGTCTCAAACCGGTCTTTTCCTCGCTACGATCGCTTAAGTCCGACAGGCTGCTATGGCCGATGGCGGTGACGGAAATACTAAGAGCACCAAATCCTTTGGTTGCAGTGCGGGGAAAGTGCTCAACAGCGTCCTTGGTGCCCGTATAAGTAGAGTAATAGGCGGTGTAGGCGGTTAGCTGTGAGCTTTTTAGAGGTAAGTCTTACCACGGGTGAGTTGGTCGAAATTTTGCTGCAATATCAAGCCTTAGCGCTGGTTTAGGCTGTGTTGTATC
This genomic interval from Iodobacter fluviatilis contains the following:
- the fdhD gene encoding formate dehydrogenase accessory sulfurtransferase FdhD, translating into MNDGIQTVTAHFYVDDGLQALEQQVAEEVPLLLVYNGVAYLVMLCSPLHLEQLAIGFSLSEGIVDAYYQILAVEIRASHDGYEAHLQIPNEFAAKLRSRRRNLQSRTACGLCGSEQLAEVMRAPPALDSDFKIEPQAIWAGMQALSQLQTMNQQTGGVHAAGWWAAGQLTVFEDLGRHNALDKLIGHLASQRQRTDGVLLMTSRLSYDLIQKAARAQMPVIAAISAPSHLAIEQARLANITLLGFVREPRLTIYTHPERVLT
- a CDS encoding phenylacetate--CoA ligase family protein, whose amino-acid sequence is MNIIKHVFEFMLIESIYLLGFFNNKLKIYLINKIKIRKMRAICAHAFHNSLFYRESFFAHGILEKDLRSLTFEQLPVVKKSDIVENIQDVFTDKTLNKDDVFDYIYNGSTEKAYQNKYICFTTSGTLGLKMPVLLAINDFKTFVFNTFLYNSKPFKILLGKKTKVAMLGAVEGRSAGIAFIKNLPKSIFETKEISLLLPIDKIINELNEFSPEQLVSYPGVFCSLIPYKESGALTISPKKIVLSGEILTEENAERINKAFNCEISNSYGASECLIMGVKKNKNPYRLYHNICNVEILDKDNKPAKEGELGRIVITNFVNYSQPIIRYDIGDFAVSTMNKHGEMTFDGVSGRNNKPIFFKGNKGEQVELFYIALYSLFLFSSGIYKSQMLIGENSIKALIVGTNECIAKCEINMEKLLRSNGVDQTVNFFIEKVEDILPDSNGKIPFIKFQSS
- a CDS encoding Arm DNA-binding domain-containing protein, which codes for MPLTNLQYRNAKVAGKDYTKADGDGLFLIIRSKGAKSWACDFIRKGERIKYNYGQYPNLSLAVARLLHWVESSWQNNAASLVYSII
- a CDS encoding FdhF/YdeP family oxidoreductase, coding for MSQKKPSPAGGWGALKATLATIEPSHVGKSVIALANANQPDGFDCPGCAWPDKPNTRVQFCENGAKAIGHEITSKRVEADFFAEHSVSDLQLWDDYSLEQQGRLTAPMRFDAASDHYLPISWDDAFQLIARHLKEIKPDEAHFYTSGRTGNETAFLYQLFVRLYGTNNMPDCSNMCHEPSGFALNASIGVGKGTVTLEDFDHAEAIFIFGQNPGTNHPRMLGTLQEAAQRGCQIVVINPLKERGLVSFQDPQNPLQMLSNSASPIASLYVQPQLGGDLAIAKALLKSVLEAGAADQAFIAEHTEGFAELAADIAATSWEDLVSHSGLTLAELKQLGDVYIQSKATIITWGMGITQHQHAVATIQMLCNVLLVKGNIGKTGAGVCPVRGHSNVQGDRTMGINERPSAAFLQQLGKACGFSPPSQQGRNVVESIAAMESGAGKVFIAMGGNFAAATPDTERTHAALRKQNLTVHITTTLNRSHLVPGLDALILPCLGRTEIDLKNDQSQSITVEDSMSMVHLTHGIKTPASPHLLSEPEIVARMAAATLSDSPIDFMALIQDYDLIRDLIAIAIPDFADFNQRVRVPGGFYLGNTARERRWVVGKARFKVHALQAAIRDQLQGLTTHPLLTLSTIRSHDQYNTTVYRRNDRYRGIQNERKVLFINAEDMAELGLQADQYVNIVSVWFDRERQVNDFRLQPFDTPRGCLAAYFPETNPLVPLDYYAVDAMTPASKALVVYLQA
- the glnA gene encoding type I glutamate--ammonia ligase; the encoded protein is MAVADVLNLIQENGLKFVDLRFTDTMGKEQHVTVPSHVVDEDWFTTGHAFDGSSIAGWKGIQASDMLLMPDASTANIDPFYDEPTLFMTCDVVEPDTGKGYDRDPRSVAKRAEQYLKATGLGDTAYFGPEPEFFIFDGIRFGSDLSGCFYKIESDEGAWATANKVEGGNKGHRPRLKGGYFPVPPVDSHQDIRATMVLILEELGVPVEVFHHEVANAGQNEIGTKFSTLVQRADWTQILKYVVHNVADQYGKTATFMPKPIVGDNGSGMHVHQSVWKDGKNLFAGNAYAGLSEFALFYIGGIIKHAKALNAITNPGTNSYKRLVPHYEAPVKLAYSARNRSASIRIPHVSSDKGRRIEARFPDPLANPYLCFSALLMAGLDGVQNKIHPGDPADKNLYDLPPEEDKLIPTVCSSLDEALDALDKDREFLTRGGVFSNDWIDSYIELKMQEVNRIRMSTHPVEFDMYYSL